A region of the Acinetobacter defluvii genome:
TTTTCTTCTAGGTTATAAACTCGGCGACTGAGTTTCGACTTTGGAATATCTGTTGCACGTTCTGCTGCACTAAATCCACCATGTTCAACTACCAATGCAAAACAGTAAAAATCATCTAAATCAGTGAGCATTTAGTCTTCCAAAATTATGAGAATGGTGTATTTAAAAATTATGAACTTACTTCTCTTCAATCAATAAAATGTCAGCACGATAAAATTTTTAGCAAAATTTAACGATTACACTTCAGAAATGACTGAACAAAGTGCTATTGATTACAAGATTTAAGACAGTAATATATCACGAACCTTTTGATATTCTTCTAGGCGTTGTAAGTCTTTCTGTGTGGGATTTGCAATTCGGCTTAAATCCATATTGTCAGCGACATCAGCAAGTTTTACTACACGGGCAATCGGATTTTGTACAGCACGATGGGCTGCATCGATGCGAGACTCTCCTGACTTTTTAGTTAATGACACAATTGCATCCACAATTGTTTGACTAAACCCCAAAGAGATAAGGTCGACAATGGTGGTATCGGTATCTTCTAAAATGTCATGTAAAACAGCAACGATTTGTTGCTCGGGTGTGTTTACTTTAAACATTAAGCGTAGTGGATGGAAAATATAAGGCTGATTACCTTTATCAAGTTGTCCCGCATGTTTTTTAGCAGCCAAAGCAATGGCTTTTTCAATGGTTGACATAAAATCCTTATTTAAAGTTTTAAAGTCTAAAAAATCAACTCACGAGATATTCGATAAATCTAAGAACTCGTTTAAACTAAGCTTTTATTTTGTGCTTAAAAAGATGGCTTTTCAACTGATTGAAATTAATACTACTGAGCAAAATGTAACATGTCCTTATTGTCACCAAGCTGTTTTGGATTGGACACAAGAACAATATATCCAACCGTGCGAACATACCTTGTTTATCGCAATGGATTTAGGTTTTGAATTTATTTCGGACGCTTTTGAGCAAAGTATGCCACGCAGTGTGGACGAAATTCATGCGAATGATGAGCAAGGTATTCATATCTTTAATGAAATTTCTCAAGCAACATTTACTGAATATCAAATGTATAAAATGGATTTAGGCGTAGAAGGCTTGTACCGTTATATTGGCTTTAGCCCAAATGAGGTGATTTAACATTTAAATTCGTTGAAATATGCAACAAAATATCTATTTTTTCAAAAATCTATCGAATATTTTGTTGTGATTGAATGGTTTTAAATAAAATCCTGAAAGGAGATTTGTTTATTATCAGTTCATTTCTGGAATCATATCTAAAAGGCGTTTCAGTTTTATACTTTTGCAGAGTGTATAGTAGATCATATTTCAAGTTTTACCAAAAAACTTATTTTGGTATGCGTAATATTTATTATTCATTTCATTGATATTCATATTCTTTAAACAATCATTGCCACATTATTTAGGCTGTGATTGTGCTGCTTCTTGTATTAACCATTCTACAAATTTTGCGATCAATGGACTTTGCTGACGTTCTGAATAGACAAAATAATAAGAACGAATGCCTTTTAATTTAATCTGTGAGGCAATGATCAACTCACCTGAACTTAACTCTTTTTCTAAAAGGGTTTGGGGGATGAGTGCGACCCCCATACCATGCGTGGCTGCCACAGCCAACATAGAAAATAATTCATGACGTTGCCCATGTCGTGCATGGGGATGATCATAAGCGGATACATCAAACCATTCTTTCCAAATATTTGGGCGTGTAGTTTGTTGTAGTAGGGGGAAACGTGCAATTTGTTCAGCATTGAGAGAAAGATTTGAGAGTTCTATTTTTGTTTGATATTCAGGAAAATATTTATAAATTAAACTTGGGGCGCACACAGGCACAACTTCTTCTTTCATTAAATAATGCGCTTTGGTATCAGGCCAATTTTCAACTTGCTCCGCAGTCCCTGTATAAATGGCTGCATCGAAAATATGTTCACTAAATAAAAAAGGTTTGGTACTGGTTTCTAAATGAATGGTAATTTCAGGATGAATTTCATTAAATTTATATAAACGTGGTAATAGCCAACGGGTTGCAAAAGTGGGTACGACACCAAGTTTCAGCGTTCCGCCTAAGCCTTTATGCGAAATTAAATCAAGTGTACTTTGCTCAATGCCCAATAAATGTAATTTGATATTTTTATAATATTGCTCACCTGCATAAGTTAAGGCTACACCATGACGGGTTCGGTTAAATAGTTGTAAACCTAAAAAATCTTCTAAATGTTGGATTTGCCTAGAAACAGCACTTTGGGTGAGATGTAATTCCTGTGCAGCATGCGTATAACTATGATGTTTTGCAGCTGATTCAAAACATAATAATGCTTGGAGCGATGGAATCATTCTACGCATAACTTATCCTTGTGTGACTTAGTTGAATAATAACCTATTGAATAAATGATATTATTTTGATTGTTTTAAAACGTATTTAAAATATAACTAATTTAAAATCATCGTAAATTAAAGCAAAATAAACCTTTATGCTCACAGCATAAAAACATAAGTTATGCATAAATGGAATATCTGAGTGCAAATTAATCGTTTGAAAGAAATCACGATTGGAAATAGCATCGAAGACAAGCAAAACAAATAATGTGCAGAGGATGCAATTAATCAAATGGTAAATTCAACAAAAAAATCACATGCTCGATTTAACTGGCAAGATCCATTTCTAATCGAACAACAATTAACTGAAGAAGAGCGCATGATTCGTGATGCTGCTTATGCCTATTCACAAGATAAATTAATGCCACGTGTGCTTGAGCAATTTCGCCATGAAACGACGGATGTGTCTATTTTCCGTGAAATGGGTGAGTTAGGTTTGTTAGGGCCAACGATTCCTGAACAATATGGTGGGGCAGGTTTAAATTATGTCAGCTATGGCTTGATTGCACGAGAAATCGAACGTGTGGATTCAGGCTATCGTTCAATGGCAAGTGTGCAAAGTTCTTTGGTGATGGTGCCGATCAATGAATTTGGTTCAGAAGAACAAAAGCAAAAATATTTACCAAAACTTGCTTCTGGAGAATACATTGGTTGTTTCGGTTTAACTGAGCCTGATCATGGTTCTGACCCAGGTAGCATGATCAGCCGTGCCAAAAAAGTCGAGGGTGGTTATCGCTTAACAGGCGCTAAAATGTGGATCACCAATAGTCCGATAGCAGATGTTTTTGTGGTGTGGGCAAAAGAAGTTTCTCCAGAGGGAAATGTCGGTGACATTCGTGGCTTTATTTTAGAAAAAGGTTGGGAAGGGCTTTCAGCACCTGCGATTCACGGTAAAGTTGGTTTACGTGCTTCGATCACAGGTGAAATTGTGATGGACAATGTTTTTGTACCTGAAGAAAATGCTTTTCCTGAAATTCGTGGTTTACGTGGTCCATTTACTTGCTTAAATAGTGCTCGTTATGGCATCGCTTGGGGTGCGATGGGAGCTGCTGAGTTTTGTTGGCACACGGCACATCAATACACGATGGATCGTAAACAGTTTGGTCGTCCACTGGCTGCCAATCAATTGATCCAAAAGAAACTGGCAGACATGCAAACCGAAATCGCCCTCGGTTTACAAATCGCTTTGCGTTTTGGACGAATGAAAGATGAAGGGATTGCGTCAGTTGAAGGGACCTCACTGATTAAACGTAATAACTGTGGTAAAGCGCTTGATATTGCACGTGTTGCACGTGACATGATGGGCGGAAATGGAATCAGTGATGAGTTTGGTGTAGCACGCCATTTAGTCAACCTTGAAGTAGTAAATACCTATGAAGGAACACATGATGTACATGCCTTGATCTTAGGACGTGCGCAAACAGGTATTGCGGCATTTTGTAACTAAACCAATTTAAATCAATCTTTTAAGTTTGTGAGGATGTTCATCATTGAGCATCCTGAGGATAATTTTGCCTAAAAAAGGTCAATATAGAAAACACATAAAGGATTCATCGTGAATAAGCCTGAAAAATCTACAGCAGGAAAAGCCTAACTTTTCAATATAAACATAATAAGAATGAAAAAATGAGGTAGCTAGGATCAAGGAACAGCGATGTCTCATTTGGGAAAATGAGGTAAAGGAATGAATAAAGATACAAATGCTGAGGCAAATACACTCAGTGCTAAATTACCATCAAATGTGGGTACAACTCACAAAATCCATAGTGGCACTTGGAAGTTGGCATTTATTTTTGCCTTTGTGTCCTTGGTGATCGATGGCGTAGACATTATGTTATTGTCGTTTAGCTTAACCAGTTTAAAAGCAGAATTTGGTCTGACGACATTTCAAGCAGGTATGTTGGGCAGTGCGTCACTGGCAGGGATGGCTTTAGGTGGAATCTCAGGTGGTTGGGCATGTGATAAATTTGGTCGTGTGCGTACCATTGCATGGTCTGTAGTTTTCTTTTCAATTATGACGTGTATTTTAGGGATGACACAGAGCTATGAACAATTCATGGTATTACGTTTTATTGGGGCGTTTGGCTTAGGTTCACTCTATATGGCATGTAATACTCTAATGGCTGAATATGTGCCAACGAAGTATCGCACCACAGTTTTAGGAACATTACAAACAGGGCAAACTGTTGGTTATATCGTAGCAACTTTGATGGCAGGTGCAATTATTCCTGAGCATGGTTGGCGCATGTTGTTTTATGTGACCATTATTCCTGCTGCTTTTGCGCTGATTTTCATGCGTTTTGTTCCTGAGCCAGCAGCATGGCAAGAAGCCAAAATTAAACTTGCACAAGGTATTCATCTTCAGCCTGAAAATACAGGGCATGTAAAAGCGACACCAGTGAAAAGTGAAAGTATTTACAAGCGTATTTTTGGCAATATGCAACATCGCAAAATGTTTTTGTTTTGGATGACAACCGCGGCATTTTTACAGTTTGGTTATTATGGTGTCAATAACTGGATGCCAACCTATCTTGAAACTGAATTAAATATGAATTTCAAATCATTAACGGGCTATATGGTTGGTGCGTATACCGCAATGATTTTAGGTAAGATTTTAGCAGGCTATGCTGCAGATAAACTGGGGCGTAAAGTAACATTTGTCTTTGGAACAGTAGCAACAGCCGCATTTCTACCGGTGATTATTTTCTTTAATACACCAGAGAATATTGCCTATTTATTGGTGACTTTTGGATTCTTATACGGTATTCCGTATGGTGTAAACGCAACCTATATGGCGGAATCTTTCTCAACGGATGTCCGTGGCACAGCGATTGGTGGTGCTTATAACATGGGACGTTTGGGGGCAGCGATTGCGCCAGCAACGATTGGGATGATTGCCGCAGGTGGTTCATTTACAATGGCATTTATTGTGATGGGCGCTGCTTATTTTATTGCAGGCGTGATTCCGGGCTTGTTTATTCGTGAGCGTCAGTATGATCCACAACAATCCAGTCTAGCGACTGCTGAACAGGCAGAGTCTATAGAAAATGATGCAGTCAGTGATGATTCAGCAACATTAAACAAAAAATCTAATCAAGCAACATCTTAAAAAATAACAGTAAGCGTCGTGTATGGCGCTTACGTAAGAGGACATACGAATGGGTGCATTACAAGGAATTCGAGTTTTAGATTTGAGTCGAGTTTTAGCAGGACCTTGGTGTGGGCAAATCTTGGCTGATCTGGGGGCAGAAGTCATTAAGATTGAGCGCCCAAAAGTTGGTGATGATACTCGCATGTGGGGGCCCCCTTGGATGCTCAACCAAGCTGGTCAAGCCACCAAAGAGTCAGGATATTTCCAATGTGCCAACCGCAATAAGTTTTCTGTTGCTGTGGATATTGCATCTGTAGAAGGACAACAAATTATCCAAGAGATTGCGAAAACTGCTGATGTCGTGATTGAGAACTTTAAAGCAGGTTCTCTAGCAAAGTATGGCTTAGATTATGAAAGTTTGAAGGCGATTAATCCCAAATTGGTCTATTGTTCTATTACTGGTTTTGGGCAAGATGGACCACGTGCAGAAGAGCCAGGTTACGATTTTATTATCCAAGGAATGTCTGGCTTAATGAGTATTACGGGTGAAAAACAAGGGGAATTAGGCGCAAGCTCGCAAAAAGTCGGTGTTGCAGTGGTGGACATTCAAACTGGTCTTTATTCAACCATCGCAATTCAAGCAGCATTAATCGCAAGACAGCATACGGGGCTAGGGCAACATATCGATATGTCATTACTCGATGTACAAGTTGCAGCCTTAGCCAATCAAGGTATGAACTATTTAACGACAGGCATTTCACCTGTAAGAATGGGCAATAGTCATCCCAATATTGTGCCGTATCAAACTTTTAAAGCCAAAGACAAAGAGTTTATTATTGCTTGTGGAAACGATAAACAGTTTAAAGAACTGTGTATTGCGATTGGTAAACCTGAATTGTTACAAAATCCAAATTACATTCGTAATCAAGATCGAGTTAAACATCGGGTTGAGTTGATTGAAATATTATCTCATTATTTTTTAACAGAAAATGCGAAATATTGGGTGGATGCAATCCATGCAGTTAAAGTACCAGTGGGCGTGATTAACTCTATCGAAGATGCTTTGCAAGAGCCGCAAATCCAACATCGAGAAATGGTGGTCAATTTGCCGCATGCATTTAATCCCAACTTCAAAATGATTGCTTCACCGATCAAAATGTCAGGTACGCCTGTAGAATATCATCATGCGCCACCACAACTGGGTGAACATACGGGACAAGTTTTACAAGAATTTTATTCTAAAGAGCAGCTAAAAAAATTCCGTGAACAAGGCATTATTGATGGGTGAAATAACATCAATGAATATTCACGTTAGGGGCGTTTATTTTAAACCAGATAATAAAAACGGGCTTTGCAAAGCACATATAATCTGTTGAAATAAAGTGCTATCAGCCATACTTTTGACATAAATTATGTGTGCAAATTATAAACCAGCAACTTTAGCGCAAATTGCCGAGTTAAATTTGCCTGCGATTCCATTTGCTTATGAAAATGAAATTTATCCTAATTTTCAAACCCCTTTGCTGTTTCAATCAGATCGAGGACTTGAATGGCGCTTAGTGAATTTTGGTTTAATTCCCAAATGGGCAGAAAGTCGAGAGATTGCCAAACATACTTATAATGCAAGAAATGAAACCTTAATTGAAAAAGCGAGTTTTAAAGAATCGCTATTCAAACATAAGTTTGGACTGATTCCAGTGACTGAGTTCTACGAAGCCAAATACATCAATGCCCGAGCACAGCGTTGGGGTGTTAAACGTAAAGATGGGCAGGCTTTTTTTATCGCCGCATTGTATGAGATTACCAAAATCAATCAGGAGATCATTCGTTCAGCTTGTATGTTAACTATGGATGCACTAGATCATCCCATGATGAAAGAGTTTCATGAGCCGGGTAATATCAAGCGTTCAATTATTGTGATTCCACACCAACATATTCTGCAATGGTTAAATTGGGAAAGTTCAGATATTTCCCAATTTATTCAAGGTTTTCCTGTTGAAGAGTTTGAGTGCTTTTACTGTCCCCAACAACGTCAAGCAAAAAACTCTTTACAGTTAAGTATGTTTGATGAGGGATAAATCAACGAGATAAATTTTTGAAAATATGTTTCAAGCTTTCCATCATCTTTTCGATTTGAAGTGGCGTTAAGCCTTCAAAGGATTGTTCCAAAACAACACCCATTAAATCATTAATTTTAACAATCATTTGTCTGCCTGCATCAGTCAAATTGACACGTGTAATACGTGCATCTTGACTACAAGAATAGGTGTTTACCAAACCTTCATCTTTTAAGCGATAGACGATTTTGGTGGTAGTGGACATTTTTGAAACAATCATATCAGAGAGGTCTGAAACACTTGCATCGGGTTTTGACTCAAGCGCTAACAATAAGCGGCGTCGTGAATTATCTACCCCATATTTTTTTAAAGCATGATCAACATTCAGTACATATTGTGAATGAACCTGCGTAATCCAATAATAAGGAAAATCTTCCAAATTAAAATTATCAGTTGTTGGTAAAAATTTTGAATATTTTTTGGTCATCAAAAAGGTTCCTTGGTTTTTTCTAATTATTAGCCAAATGTAATAACAATTGTAATAGTATTGTAAATACAGCGCCTAAATCAATATAAAAATAAAGAGATTGAGCTAAAAAAGAAGTAATTGTGAAGAAGCTCTTAACAATTTAATTCTATTTCTTAACTTCGTCACAAAGCGAAGTCGCATTTCTTGTTTATAAAGAAAAAGGTCTATTTTGCTCATGACACATTTCATAATAATATGCTGATCAATGCAAAGCCGCTTATTTGACACAGAATCTAACTATGGTTTAGTTAAGTACTCAGGATCGACAGGATAAAATGGATAATTCATTCCTGTATAAAAACGTTAAACCTCCATAAAGTTTAGCGGGCGGCATATGAATTTTATACTGAGATGCAGCGAGTTAAATGATTAAAACTGGATGTTAACTTACTTTACTCAATTGTATTTAGCCAATTAAATATGAAATGTATTACATAATATTTTATGAATTGCGGTATGTTTTAGATTTGGCGCAATTAGCAAAAAAATATGTCGAAAATGTCATATTGTAAAATTCAATTAAATTGAACTTCATACTGGGCTGAGTAAAAACATAAGCTTAATCATAATTTAAGTGTATGGTTAATCTAATTTATTTAAATTTAATAAAATATAAAATCTTATAAATGTAGGACTCATACATCACTTAAATTTTATATTTATTTGTAAAATATTAAAAAAAATAATTACAAAATATTCAAATTGTGCATAATTAAATGCAATTTAGTTGAAAAGGTCTTATTCATGGATCCGTCGCCGTGTAGGTTGTTAAAGTTTAAGTTGTCTGTTGTTTATTATAAAAATGAGCGGGAGATCTAATAATGGAATTTTTATTAGACCCTGGTATTTGGGTAGGTTTACTTACTCTTATTGTATTAGAAATTGTACTGGGTATTGATAACCTTGTCTTTATTGCTATTTTGGCAGAAAAACTTCCTCCCGAACAACGAGATAAAGCACGTGTTTTAGGTCTTTCTCTTGCCTTAATTATGCGTTTAGGGTTGTTGTTTGCGATTTCTTGGTTAGTCACACTGACCGAACCTTTGATTACCGTTTTTGAGAAAACCTTCTCTGGACGTGACCTAATTTTGTTATTTGGTGGTTTATTCCTTGTGTATAAGGCGGTCACAGAATTACATGAAAAACTGGAAGGTAAGCCAGAAGTTCAAGTGACCAGCAACGTGGTGTATGCAAGTTTTAGTGCTGTCGTGCTTCAAATCGTAATTTTAGATGCTGTATTTTCATTAGACTCAGTCATAACAGCGATTGGGATGGTGGATAATATCTATGTCATGATGGCTGCAATGATTGTGGCGATGGCTGTGATGTTGTTGGCTTCTAAACCCTTGACAGCATTTGTAAATAGACATCCAACTGTGGTGATTCTGTGTCTAAGCTTCTTATTGTTAATTGGTATTAGCTTGATTGCGGAAGGTTTTGGTTTCCATATTCCAAAAGGTTATATTTATTCAGGTATCGGTGTTGCGATTTTAATTGAAGCATTTAACCAATTTAGTAATCGTAATGCTGAAAAACATCAGGCTAAAATTCCACTACGTCATCGTACTGCTGACTCGATTTTAAAATTAATGGGCAGCAAATTAGATGCCAATGTATTAGAGTCGGCAGAAATTGTAGAAGCACAAAAAACCTTTGTGGATGAAGAGCGCTACATGGTGGGCGGGGTTTTAACTTTGGCAGAGCGTAGTGTTGCTTCGATCATGACACCTCGAAATCAAATTTCGTGGGTCAACTTGGATGATGATGCAGAGAGCATTCGTGAGCAAATTCTTTCAGTACCACATAGTTTGTTCCCTGTGTGTCGAGGGCAATTAGACAAAGTTGTCACGATTGTTCGTGCCAAAGAGTTAATTGATGCTTTGGATGATGCTGAACAATTACAAGCTTTGATTAAACGCCAACGTCCAATTTTTATTTTTGAAAAAATGAAAGTTATTGATGCGATTCATACATTGCGTACCTCCAAAGGTTCGCTGGTTTTAGTGACTAACGAGTTTGGTAATATTCAAGGTCTAATCTCACCATTGGATGTGTTTGAAGCAATTGCAGGTGAATTCCCAGATGCAGACGAACAGCTAGAGTTGGTGAAAATCAATGACAATACGTGGAATGCTTCAGGCATGCTTGATTTGTATCAGCTTGAGTTGGCGTTGGAAACTGTGGATTTAGTGCAAGAAGACTCTGGTTATTTCAGTGTTGCGGGGTTAATTTTTGACAAAGCACAGTCGGATGTCAAAGTTGGAACGCAAATTGAAGAAGCGGGCGTGCATTTCGAAG
Encoded here:
- a CDS encoding guanosine-3',5'-bis(diphosphate) 3'-pyrophosphohydrolase, with the protein product MSTIEKAIALAAKKHAGQLDKGNQPYIFHPLRLMFKVNTPEQQIVAVLHDILEDTDTTIVDLISLGFSQTIVDAIVSLTKKSGESRIDAAHRAVQNPIARVVKLADVADNMDLSRIANPTQKDLQRLEEYQKVRDILLS
- a CDS encoding LysR substrate-binding domain-containing protein; protein product: MRRMIPSLQALLCFESAAKHHSYTHAAQELHLTQSAVSRQIQHLEDFLGLQLFNRTRHGVALTYAGEQYYKNIKLHLLGIEQSTLDLISHKGLGGTLKLGVVPTFATRWLLPRLYKFNEIHPEITIHLETSTKPFLFSEHIFDAAIYTGTAEQVENWPDTKAHYLMKEEVVPVCAPSLIYKYFPEYQTKIELSNLSLNAEQIARFPLLQQTTRPNIWKEWFDVSAYDHPHARHGQRHELFSMLAVAATHGMGVALIPQTLLEKELSSGELIIASQIKLKGIRSYYFVYSERQQSPLIAKFVEWLIQEAAQSQPK
- a CDS encoding acyl-CoA dehydrogenase encodes the protein MNQMVNSTKKSHARFNWQDPFLIEQQLTEEERMIRDAAYAYSQDKLMPRVLEQFRHETTDVSIFREMGELGLLGPTIPEQYGGAGLNYVSYGLIAREIERVDSGYRSMASVQSSLVMVPINEFGSEEQKQKYLPKLASGEYIGCFGLTEPDHGSDPGSMISRAKKVEGGYRLTGAKMWITNSPIADVFVVWAKEVSPEGNVGDIRGFILEKGWEGLSAPAIHGKVGLRASITGEIVMDNVFVPEENAFPEIRGLRGPFTCLNSARYGIAWGAMGAAEFCWHTAHQYTMDRKQFGRPLAANQLIQKKLADMQTEIALGLQIALRFGRMKDEGIASVEGTSLIKRNNCGKALDIARVARDMMGGNGISDEFGVARHLVNLEVVNTYEGTHDVHALILGRAQTGIAAFCN
- a CDS encoding MFS transporter, which produces MNKDTNAEANTLSAKLPSNVGTTHKIHSGTWKLAFIFAFVSLVIDGVDIMLLSFSLTSLKAEFGLTTFQAGMLGSASLAGMALGGISGGWACDKFGRVRTIAWSVVFFSIMTCILGMTQSYEQFMVLRFIGAFGLGSLYMACNTLMAEYVPTKYRTTVLGTLQTGQTVGYIVATLMAGAIIPEHGWRMLFYVTIIPAAFALIFMRFVPEPAAWQEAKIKLAQGIHLQPENTGHVKATPVKSESIYKRIFGNMQHRKMFLFWMTTAAFLQFGYYGVNNWMPTYLETELNMNFKSLTGYMVGAYTAMILGKILAGYAADKLGRKVTFVFGTVATAAFLPVIIFFNTPENIAYLLVTFGFLYGIPYGVNATYMAESFSTDVRGTAIGGAYNMGRLGAAIAPATIGMIAAGGSFTMAFIVMGAAYFIAGVIPGLFIRERQYDPQQSSLATAEQAESIENDAVSDDSATLNKKSNQATS
- a CDS encoding CaiB/BaiF CoA transferase family protein codes for the protein MGALQGIRVLDLSRVLAGPWCGQILADLGAEVIKIERPKVGDDTRMWGPPWMLNQAGQATKESGYFQCANRNKFSVAVDIASVEGQQIIQEIAKTADVVIENFKAGSLAKYGLDYESLKAINPKLVYCSITGFGQDGPRAEEPGYDFIIQGMSGLMSITGEKQGELGASSQKVGVAVVDIQTGLYSTIAIQAALIARQHTGLGQHIDMSLLDVQVAALANQGMNYLTTGISPVRMGNSHPNIVPYQTFKAKDKEFIIACGNDKQFKELCIAIGKPELLQNPNYIRNQDRVKHRVELIEILSHYFLTENAKYWVDAIHAVKVPVGVINSIEDALQEPQIQHREMVVNLPHAFNPNFKMIASPIKMSGTPVEYHHAPPQLGEHTGQVLQEFYSKEQLKKFREQGIIDG
- a CDS encoding SOS response-associated peptidase family protein, encoding MCANYKPATLAQIAELNLPAIPFAYENEIYPNFQTPLLFQSDRGLEWRLVNFGLIPKWAESREIAKHTYNARNETLIEKASFKESLFKHKFGLIPVTEFYEAKYINARAQRWGVKRKDGQAFFIAALYEITKINQEIIRSACMLTMDALDHPMMKEFHEPGNIKRSIIVIPHQHILQWLNWESSDISQFIQGFPVEEFECFYCPQQRQAKNSLQLSMFDEG
- a CDS encoding MarR family winged helix-turn-helix transcriptional regulator is translated as MTKKYSKFLPTTDNFNLEDFPYYWITQVHSQYVLNVDHALKKYGVDNSRRRLLLALESKPDASVSDLSDMIVSKMSTTTKIVYRLKDEGLVNTYSCSQDARITRVNLTDAGRQMIVKINDLMGVVLEQSFEGLTPLQIEKMMESLKHIFKNLSR
- a CDS encoding TerC family protein; the encoded protein is MEFLLDPGIWVGLLTLIVLEIVLGIDNLVFIAILAEKLPPEQRDKARVLGLSLALIMRLGLLFAISWLVTLTEPLITVFEKTFSGRDLILLFGGLFLVYKAVTELHEKLEGKPEVQVTSNVVYASFSAVVLQIVILDAVFSLDSVITAIGMVDNIYVMMAAMIVAMAVMLLASKPLTAFVNRHPTVVILCLSFLLLIGISLIAEGFGFHIPKGYIYSGIGVAILIEAFNQFSNRNAEKHQAKIPLRHRTADSILKLMGSKLDANVLESAEIVEAQKTFVDEERYMVGGVLTLAERSVASIMTPRNQISWVNLDDDAESIREQILSVPHSLFPVCRGQLDKVVTIVRAKELIDALDDAEQLQALIKRQRPIFIFEKMKVIDAIHTLRTSKGSLVLVTNEFGNIQGLISPLDVFEAIAGEFPDADEQLELVKINDNTWNASGMLDLYQLELALETVDLVQEDSGYFSVAGLIFDKAQSDVKVGTQIEEAGVHFEVIEMDENRIKTVKISYLSI